One genomic segment of Cydia splendana chromosome 5, ilCydSple1.2, whole genome shotgun sequence includes these proteins:
- the LOC134790678 gene encoding NADH-ubiquinone oxidoreductase 49 kDa subunit-like, whose amino-acid sequence MTGIRFITFIKKIRNIRFFTSSAPVYGHKWYPDTEFVKQFSGPAIFSTPEMEKYYKPVYHGRLPPVERKLKNMWINFGPQHPAAHGVLRLILELDGETVVRAVPHVGFLHRATEKLMENKHYNQSLPFMDRLDYVSALANEQCFALAVETLANIEAPPRAKAIRVLCTELTRIANHLLNVAGTILDSGGITPFFWTCEEREKLYEMFERLCGSRVHCAYIKVGGVSQDLPIGYLDDVYELCSKMGERLDEMEDLVTGNRLYYARTAGIGAFSAHEAINLGFSGPMLRCTGVKWDLRINHPYDGYDQYDFDVPVGTYGDSYDRHLLRLEETRQSLRILNQVIDTMPEGEYKTDDSKYCLPSRVEMKTSMESLIHHFKLCTEGYPVPPGYTYTAVECPKGELGLYMVADGTSRPYRVGIRPCSYIHLAGISVFGKGLMLADISIIVASIDVVFGDVDR is encoded by the coding sequence ATGACAGGTATTAGATTTATAACTTTTATCAAAAAGATTCGAAATATTCGATTCTTTACTTCTAGTGCACCAGTTTACGGGCACAAATGGTATCCGGACACGGAGTTTGTGAAGCAGTTCAGTGGTCCAGCTATATTCAGCACACCTGAAATGGAGAAATATTACAAACCGGTCTATCATGGTAGACTTCCACCTGTAGAacgaaaattgaaaaatatgtgGATCAACTTTGGGCCACAACATCCAGCCGCACACGGCGTGCTGCGACTGATCCTCGAACTGGATGGTGAAACAGTGGTAAGAGCTGTTCCCCATGTCGGATTCTTACACCGAGCCACGGAAAAACTCATGgaaaataaacattataatcAAAGCCTGCCCTTCATGGATCGCTTAGACTACGTGTCGGCCCTTGCAAATGAACAGTGCTTTGCTTTAGCCGTTGAAACCTTAGCCAACATTGAGGCACCCCCCAGGGCGAAAGCGATTCGAGTACTCTGTACTGAACTTACTCGGATAGCCAATCACTTACTAAACGTAGCCGGCACTATTTTAGATTCAGGTGGTATCACACCTTTTTTTTGGACGTGCGAAGAGAGGGAAAAATTATACGAGATGTTCGAAAGGCTATGTGGATCTAGGGTTCACTGCGCTTACATAAAAGTCGGCGGCGTGTCGCAAGATCTACCGATCGGGTACCTAGACGACGTGTATGAGTTATGTAGTAAAATGGGagaacgtttagatgaaatggAGGACCTGGTAACGGGCAATCGCTTATATTATGCTAGAACGGCAGGCATTGGCGCTTTTAGTGCTCACGAAGCGATCAATTTAGGTTTCAGTGGACCGATGTTACGCTGCACTGGTGTAAAGTGGGACTTAAGAATCAATCATCCATATGATGGTTATGATCAATACGATTTCGATGTTCCCGTGGGAACGTATGGCGATTCTTACGATCGGCATCTTTTACGCCTGGAAGAGACTCGTCAGTCTTTGAGAATTCTAAATCAAGTCATCGATACTATGCCCGAGGGCGAATATAAAACGGACGATTCGAAATACTGTCTGCCAAGTAGAGTAGAGATGAAAACTTCTATGGAGTCTCTGATTCATCACTTTAAGTTGTGCACGGAGGGATATCCAGTTCCGCCGGGCTACACTTACACGGCAGTGGAGTGTCCGAAAGGCGAGCTCGGGCTGTACATGGTTGCGGACGGCACGTCGAGGCCCTACCGCGTGGGCATACGCCCCTGCTCGTACATCCACCTCGCAGGCATCTCAGTCTTCGGCAAAGGACTAATGTTAGCCGATATATCTATAATTGTCGCTAGCATAGATGTGGTTTTTGGTGACGTTGACCGTTAG